Proteins encoded together in one Ciona intestinalis chromosome 1, KH, whole genome shotgun sequence window:
- the LOC100176904 gene encoding NUAK family SNF1-like kinase 1, with protein sequence MTFLYSCTQYNNMISSDQCNNTNVNPVATQNVYISPVRHTHRHNVKSRYEFHHNLGKGTYGKVKLARHRDTGNLVAVKTIKKDKVKDRVDMKHIRREMEIMSSIQHDHIIQIYEVFENQDKIVIVMEYAAGGELYDYLANKSGICDKEARSFFRQIISAVRYCHKMGIVHRDLKLENILLDQDHTIKIADFGLANKFKSDELLQTFCGSPLYASPEIVNGVPYVGPEVDSWSLGVLLYTLVYGTMPFDGRNYQILTKQITSGEYGKQSKLSEAHSLIAWMLTVDPKKRATIDDIASHAWVCSDDVIVPPSVDTKRKTEEDVDLNQNHLETSKQVTHNVAAAFDSQPKGILKRVPAKPALPRTVAGKPPSQGNHTKKHDFDNSLAGQLAAVCGLQAKDSLKLKSKPHVVTGKRRVLRSKRDRESGYYSSPERVPTIPESLLVNTSTASSSDTTIHHVPHIKSSLTPQSRSNAIHFPLSPATQTSHRTPTNSTPSKDFYLIPVAPAASATERLTSISSDDGSSIGSLTRPTSTYSDSSILSSDSFDLCTFDGTIVPQEEVNGYPSPTHPHAGNEVAHKHNAKFYATNSSPTYQPQRPVSLSLVRDTLPPLESETFTSEQPTGSLTPNSEKLVRDLQRILGRRSGPRNRSRHAASPQPRRPHSVDDAGSSQLADMMSQLNMDLDIAYKKALDICANLKAAEA encoded by the exons ATGACTTTTCTTTATAGTTGTACACAATACAATAACATGATAAGTTCAGATCAATGTAATAATACTAATGTGAATCCTGTTGCGACCCAAAATGTTTACATATCGCCGGTTCGTCACACACATCGTCACAACGTGAAAAGTCGATATGAATTCCACCATAATCTGGGAAAAGGCACATATGGTAAAGTCAAGCTTGCGCGACACAGAGATACAGGAAATTTG GTTGCAgtgaaaactataaaaaaagacaaagtaAAAGACCGTGTAGATATGAAACATATACGACGTGAAATGGAAATAATGTCATCAATACAACACGaccatattattcaaatatacgAAG TGTTTGAGAACCAGGATAAGATAGTAATAGTGATGGAATACGCCGCTGGTGGCGAGTTGTACGATTACCTTGCGAACAAAAGTGGAATTTGTGACAAAGAAGCAAGATCGTTTTTTCGCCAAATCATCTCTGCCGTTCGTTATTGCCACAAG ATGGGCATTGTACATAGAGACTTAAAGCTTGAAAACATCCTGCTCGACCAAGACCACACTATTAAG ATTGCGGATTTCGGTTTAGCAAATAAATTCAAGTCGGACGAACTTCTGCAGACGTTTTGCGGAAGTCCATTATATGCGTCACCAGAAATAGTTAATGGTGTTCCCTACGTTGGACCTGAG GTTGACAGTTGGTCGCTTGGAGTTTTGTTATACACCCTGGTGTACGGTACCATGCCCTTCGATGGAAGAAATTATCAAATATTAACGAAACAAATAACTAGCGGGGAATACGGGAAACAAAGCAAACTTTCTG AAGCACACTCCTTAATCGCATGGATGCTCACGGTTGACCCGAAAAAACGAGCAACGATCGATGATATAGCGTCGCATGCGTGGGTGTgcagtgatgacgtcattgtgcCGCCCTCTGTGGACACCAAGCGGAAAACAGAAGAAGATGTGGACTTGAATCAAAATCATTTAGAAACATCGAAACAAGTGACGCACAACGTAGCTGCGGCATTTGATTCACAACCAAAGGGAATTTTAAAACGAGTTCCAGCAAAACCTGCCCTTCCGCGTACTGTCGCAGGTAAACCTCCATCTCAGGGCAACCATACCAAGAAACACGATTTCGACAACTCGTTAGCTGGACAACTGGCTGCTGTGTGTGGTTTACAAGCCAAGGATAGTCTTAAATTGAAATCGAAGCCACATGTAGTGACTGGTAAGCGTAGGGTATTGCGTAGTAAACGCGATAGAGAAAGTGGTTATTATTCATCACCTGAACGTGTCCCTACAATACCCGAATCTTTATTAGTTAACACTTCCACCGCATCATCATCTGACACAACCATCCACCATGTTCCTCATATTAAAAGTTCGTTAACTCCACAAAGCAGAAGTAACGCAATTCACTTCCCGTTGTCGCCAGCCACACAAACGTCGCATCGAACTCCAACTAATTCAACTCCCAGTAAAGATTTTTACTTGATCCCGGTGGCTCCAGCTGCCAGTGCCACAGAACGACTAACAAGCATCAGCAGCGATGATGGGAGCAGTATAGGAAGTTTAACCCGCCCAACAAGCACCTATAGTGACTCCAGCATCTTATCGTCCGATTCCTTCGATCTTTGCACATTCGATGGCACCATTGTTCCACAGGAGGAAGTGAATGGTTACCCCTCTCCAACCCACCCGCATGCTGGCAATGAGGTCGCACATAAACATAATGCCAAGTTTTACGCTACGAATTCATCGCCAACGTACCAACCACAACGACCAGTAAGCTTATCTTTAGTACGAGACACTCTGCCACCGCTCGAAAGTGAAACGTTCACATCTGAGCAACCGACCGGTTCACTAACTCCTAACAGCGAGAAATTAGTGCGTGACTTGCAGCGTATTCTCGGTCGACGAAGCGGTCCTCGCAACCGAAGTCGCCACGCTGCTTCGCCACAACCACGAAGACCTCACTCTGTAGATGACGCTGGTTCTTCACAGCTGGCAGACATGATGAGCCAGTTAAACATGGATCTTGACATTGCATATAAGAAAGCGCTTGACATCTGCGCTAATCTAAAGGCAGCCGAGGCTTAA
- the LOC100176859 gene encoding uncharacterized protein LOC100176859: protein MFLRMLKLKVLLFCHIFYLVYSTKLEVDHGSSSDVANKQLQQIYQHTKNMRYGKCWTDALQQLKDGCRNLSDEMQRRIAYAFARCHLQSAGRKIPVCEVEQEMSDCTSDAVLEDVAFNTYTEFFTHSQQICFHLQSQVWHEATENTISQLADNSAQVAATLETSSEIAKEMVVRQNDSLKNQEELLRNERLLRENMQRSVLDVQRSHEETKMVIKEQRALFAEVFDRVAALQKTVLGEFTSVYTFGFYVGAAFLAYIMTSTSRTGSARIWLFILITLNFATERAVVNYHLAPTSSSADSMYVENTVLPETVYDAMWMCRKIYTCIALFTMFICIIRYKDYNKINYNLLNEIKRQNMELQTLLKEQGITSIHSLSQLNTPTKQFNEQACQDSSFLTNTTVIPYDSEDDTTYVASNSDSENTSTWSCTTGHDSSCSSLALNDTITSLVRSFHRSSTPSREDDQIKPGRRRRSSVSSSVSLMEQLSESVVQTEGVLVGGYNLRKRRSNPTNPALDKESVSQFVKRVTARRKRLYN from the exons ATGTTTTTAAGAATGCTAAAGCTGAAAgtattattgttttgtcataTATTTTACCTCGTTTATTCAACGAAACTGGAAGTGGACCATGGCTCAAGCTCTGATGTGGCAAATAAGCAACTTCAGCAAATCTACCAACATACTAAGAATATGCGTTACGGAAAA tgtTGGACAGATGCTTTACAACAGCTTAAAGATGGTTGTAGGAACTTGAGCGATGAAATGCAAAGAAGAATTGCTTATGCTTTTGCTCGCTGTCATTTACAG AGTGCAGGACGAAAGATCCCTGTTTGTGAAGTTGAGCAAGAAATGTCTGATTGTACAAGCGATGCTGTTTTGGAGGATGTGGCTTTTAACACTTATACTGAGTTTTTTACACATAGTCAGCAAATCTGTTTTCACTTACAAAGTCAg gTGTGGCATGAAGCAACTGAAAACACGATATCTCAACTTGCTGATAACTCCGCGCAAGTGGCAGCTACTTTAGAAACAAGTTCAGAGATTGCCAAGGAAATGGTTGTGAGACAAAATGACAGCTTGAAGAATCAGGAGGAGTTGCTTCGTAATGAGAGATTGCTCCGAGAGAACATGCAAAGATCAGTGCTGGATGTTCAAAGGTCGCATGAAGAAACAAAGATGGTGATCAAGGAGCAACGAGCGCTCTTCGCCGAAGTTTTTGACAGAGTTGCAG CTTTACAAAAGACTGTCCTTGGTGAATTCACAAGTGTTTACacatttggattttatgtgggtgCTGCTTTCCTTGCTTATATCATGACTTCCACATCCCGGACTGGATCAGCAAGGATCTGGCTTTTTATCCTCATCACGCTAAACTTTGCAACAGAGCGAGCTGTGGTCAACTATCATCTTG CACCAACTTCATCATCTGCTGATTCAATGTACGTTGAAAATACAGTTCTACCTGAAACTGTGTATGATGCTATGTGGATGTGTAGGAAGATCTACACATGTATTGCACTCTTCACAATGTTTATCTGTATTATCAG ATACAAAGACTACAACAAGATCAACTATAATCTGTTGAATGAAATTAAGCGACAAAATATGGAGTTGCAGACTTTGTTGAAAGAGCAAGGAATTACTTCTATTCACTCATTAAGTCAACTAAACACACCaactaaacaatttaatgAACAG GCATGCCAAGATTCTTCATTTCTCACAAACACAACAGTAATACCATATGATTCAGAGGATGATACAACATATGTAGCAAGCAACAG TGATTCCGAGAATACATCAACATGGAGCTGCACTACTGGTCATGACTCAAGTTGTAGTTCATTAGCATTGAATGACACGATTACTTCGTTGGTGAGGTCCTTTCACCGATCCTCCACACCATCACGGGAAGATGATCAAATCAAAccaggaagaagaagaagatcaAGTGTCAGTTCTAGTGTTTCACTTATGGAACAACTGAGTGAAAGTGTTGTGCAGACCGAG GGGGTTCTGGTTGGTGGTTACAACTTACGCAAGCGAAGATCAAATCCAACCAACCCTGCTCTTGATAAAGAAAGTGTTTCACAATTTGTGAAACGCGTGACTGCTCGTCGTAAACGACTATATAACTAA
- the LOC100179182 gene encoding dnaJ homolog subfamily C member 2 — MSRSKYKNWTVAISYGYPGVVGNFINQYLIRKRVRLRRIVEKQKALGRIKDEDLVLVEYPDIKSLDPKHWKDQDHYAVLGLPKLRHRSTPEQIKFAYRKMVLKHHPDKRRRAGEKLGRDADDYFTCITRAYEILGSLESRRSYDSIDPNFEDYIPPNNKSSRENFFKVYGDVFEQNMRWSLDPDVPFLGDQWSTIEEVDNFYNFWYNFNSWREYSYLDEENKEKAEDAYERRWMEKQNRAARATRKKEENQRIRQLVDNAYACDPRVKQYKEDEKKKKEMEKNARANAIKKANEEKLAAEAEKQKKIKEEERKLEEERVRKQTEAKKEKEREKKMLKKERQKLKGYCKNHNFFRDSEEERLNMMEQIDHLCVEVNLISLQELNKSISDAESTESGKNIIEQKLHKLRQQVEQEKQKHLEAASKSKSNAVNGSSSGKEKTWSYSDIKILIKAVNLFPAGTNDRWEVVANYINTHSSMKGRSGKECLARAKNLKESELKAEVNQKAFEKFQEKHLNEAGKKNGTTDSDITKRLDGPKPWTGEEQKRLEQALKTYPSSTPQRWDRISEAVMERTKKECMIRYKELVEMVKAKKAINKPSKT; from the exons ATGTCCAGGTCAAAGTATAAGAATTGGACAGTCGCTATTTCGTATGGTTATCCAG GTGTGGTTGGGAATTTTATTAATCAATATTTAATAAGAAAACGCGTTCGTCTCCGTAGAATCGTAGAGAAACAAAAAGCACTGGGTAGAATAAAAGACGAGGACCTGGTTCTAGTGGAATATCCTGATATCAAG AGTTTGGATCCAAAACACTGGAAAGATCAAGATCATTACGCTGTGTTGGGACTTCCTAAGTTAAGGCATCGATCAACACCGGAGCAAATCAAATTTGCCT ATcgaaaaatggttttaaaacaccatccaGACAAAAGAAGAAGAGCTGGTGAAAAGTTGGGAAGAGATGCTGATGATTATTTCACGTGCATAACTCGTGCATATGAGATACTTGGCTCATTAGAATCACGACGATCATATGACAGCATAGACCCAAACTTTGAAGATTACATTCCACCAAATAATAAATCATCACG AGAAAACTTTTTCAAAGTATACGGTGATgtatttgaacaaaacatgCGATGGTCATTAGACCCTGATGTTCCTTTTCTGGGTGATCAGTGGTCCACTATAGAGGAAGttgataatttttataacttttggtATAACTTTAACTCTTGGAGGGAATATTCCTATTTAGATGAAGAAAACAAGGAAAAGGCAGAAGA tgCATACGAGCGACGATGGATGGAGAAGCAAAATCGAGCAGCAAGAGCCACCCGGAAGAAAGAAGAAAACCAGCGAATCCGACAACTTGTAGATAATGCATATGCATGTGACCCACGTGTGAAACAATATAAAGAggatgaaaagaaaaaaaa GGAAATGGAAAAAAACGCTCGAGCCAATGCAATAAAGAAAGCAAATGAAGAAAAACTCGCTGCAGAAGCCgagaaacaaaagaaaataaaagaagaagaaagaaaGTTGGAAGAGGAGAGAGTTCGTAAGCAAACTGAAgcaaagaaagaaaaagaaagagaaaagaaaatgcttaaaaaagaaagacaaaaattaaaaggcTATTGTAag aatcatAATTTCTTTCGTGATTCTGAAGAAGAAAGGTTAAATATGATGGAACAAATTGATCACTTGTGTGTTGAAGTCAATCTTATTTCATTGCAAGAATTAAACAAATCGATAAGTGATGCAGAATCTACTGAAAGTGGCAAGAATATAATTGAACAAAAG CTTCACAAACTTCGGCAACAAGTTGAACAAGAGAAGCAGAAACATTTGGAAGCAGCTTCCAAGTCAAAGAGTAACGCTGTGAATGGAAGTTCAAGTGGGAAGGAGAAAACATGGAGTTACAGTGATATTAAAATCTTGATTAAAGCAGTCAATCTCTTTCCTGCTGGAACTAATGATAG GTGGGAGGTGGTGGCGAATTACATCAACACACATTCATCCATGAAAGGGAGGTCGGGTAAGGAATGTCTCGCTCGAGCCAAGAATCTCAAAGAATCCGAGTTAAAAGCTGAAGTGAATCAAAAAGCGTTTGAAAAGTTTCAAGAAAAACATCTGAATGAAGCTGGCAAGAAAAATGGAACAACTGACTCCGATATTACAAAAAGATTAG atgGCCCTAAACCATGGACGGGTGAAGAACAGAAGAGATTGGAACAAGCTTTGAAAACTTATCCATCATCAACTCCACAAAGATGGGATCGAATATCTGAAGCTGTTATGGAGAGAACAAAGAAGGAATGCATGATAAGATATAAG GAATTGGTTGAAATGGTGAAAGCAAAGAAGGCAATTAACAAACCAAGTAAAACGTGA
- the LOC104265339 gene encoding tudor domain-containing protein 1-like: protein MDDWNPQEEAFQNKRFNSGNGGKKREKYTLYVVGIPPELSNRALSNLFSSYGQVLHANVLPQKHDGLPRAGFVDFNSSSEAELAIRKLNGTRIGRFNLKVEHARPRSTNSNGGTGYMDLIKKLEKAPLIESDLNMLVQSVEERISKNPLHSAGGDAGILTEKVKQTTSHVESDNEDGKPIKKYCENNNYLETVPQKHCNVCGKVASKLCSSCSSVYYCSVNCQKQDWLDGHKMQCKQVKIVNDKESKEVGNDEPLIVVNDSILKSFEKHINSNVSKVVTAVKPSTSCEENKVITQHVVESVSCDLEVEQVPPESKSQFTDFSNIMVDSTLDLTVCDLDIANSAILCKSSNVEAEKTLDCLQEQINKYYCKNEVGKLENFRVGVLCAAVFVEDNQWYRAVIEKVNSQSGKAFVRFIDYGNTQIMMRNALKILKEEFTTLPAFCLTCLLFTPGVYSGWQPEAKTFLSEVLQKNGICIKFTVKEIVNRYRYVGEIKSDDLSLNKEFLERGFVKKRLHEAQKPEFDKPHSSSLPSENQDVSQSKSTGTVEMKKVLPNPSRRPTQSSVSLSPSNLMKHQVTKTALHIKEVETPEQQFQLLISHVNNPCDFYCQIVQQSLADLSNYLQEMTAYFTTQNASNSWNIDVGTICAAQFTEDKMWYRAVVLNKDEKIQVRFVDYGNTEEVSKAQVRPLPEQFQSLQIQSFHACLAHSFPIDGQEWSQESINLMKKCQNHPFVAKVHEKTRGLSSLTIYIDDNLTLNDHLVQAGFASSAPPKVETSAVKILYTDKLPVVVPPLQSSKPVSINITEVSLDGHLYCQLISDDLLGVSECTTKLTKHCNNFKSLLSTPEVGKVCSAYYEKDKCWYRAQITNLTEGKAEVVYLDYGNSLKVPMEQLQNLPEEFASPSAQAIKIRLADCTFPTNGCSEEMLCLIQKLMNCPLDAKFLSVKGQAEYSVKIPELLNLLICHKFVKYTF, encoded by the coding sequence ATGGATGATTGGAATCCACAAGAAGAAGcttttcaaaacaaaagatTTAACTCTGGAAATGGTGGGAAGAAGCGAGAGAAATACACGCTTTATGTAGTAGGAATTCCCCCTGAACTAAGCAATCGAGCACTGAGTAATTTGTTCAGCTCCTATGGACAAGTACTGCATGCAAATGTTCTTCCACAAAAGCATGATGGTTTGCCAAGGGCTGGGTTTGTTGACTTCAACTCATCATCAGAAGCTGAACTTGCAATTAGAAAGCTTAATGGCACTCGAATTGGTAGATTTAATCTGAAAGTGGAACATGCACGTCCAAGGTCAACTAATAGCAATGGTGGCACTGGCTACATGGATTTGATAAAGAAACTTGAAAAGGCTCCTTTGATTGAAAGTGACCTGAATATGTTGGTTCAATCTGTTGAAGAAAGAATATCAAAGAATCCTTTACATAGTGCGGGGGGTGATGCTGGGATTTTAAcggaaaaagtaaaacaaacaacaagtcATGTTGAAAGTGACAATGAAGATGGAAAACCTATCAAGAAATATTGtgaaaacaacaattatttAGAAACTGTTCCACAAAAACATTGTAATGTTTGTGGAAAGGTGGCAAGCAAACTTTGTAGCTCTTGCTCATCGGTGTATTATTGCTCTGTGAATTGCCAAAAACAAGATTGGTTGGATGGTCACAAGATGCAATGCAAGCAAGTGAAGATAGTAAATGATAAAGAAAGCAAAGAAGTTGGAAATGATGAACCATTGATAGTGGTTAAcgattctattttaaaaagttttgaaaaacatATAAACTCAAATGTAAGTAAGGTTGTAACTGCAGTTAAACCTTCTACATCTTGTGAAGAGAATAAAGTAATTACTCAACATGTGGTGGAAAGTGTAAGCTGTGATCTAGAAGTTGAGCAAGTGCCTCCAGAAAGTAAAAGTCAGTTCACAGACTTCAGCAACATTATGGTTGATTCTACATTAGATCTTACAGTTTGTGACTTGGATATTGCTAACAGCGCCATTCTGTGCAAAAGCAGTAACGTTGAAGCTGAAAAAACATTGGATTGTTTACAAGAACAAATTAACAAGTACTATTGTAAAAACGAAGTTGGGAAGTTGGAAAACTTCCGTGTTGGTGTACTGTGTGCTGCAGTATTTGTGGAAGACAACCAATGGTATAGAGCTGTAATTGAAAAAGTAAATTCTCAATCTGGAAAGGCTTTTGTAAGATTTATTGATTATGGAAACACACAAATCATGATGAGAAATGCATTAAAGATTTTAAAGGAAGAATTTACAACATTGCCGGCTTTTTGTTTGACCTGCTTACTTTTCACTCCTGGTGTTTATTCTGGTTGGCAACCTGAAGCTAAGACATTTCTATCGGAAGTTTTGCAAAAGAATGGTATTTGTATAAAGTTTACTGTAAAGGAAATTGTCAACAGGTACAGATATGTTGGTGAAATCAAAAGTGATGATCTAAGTCTTAACAAAGAGTTTCTCGAGAGAGGGTTTGTAAAGAAGAGGTTACATGAAGCACAAAAGCCAGAATTTGACAAGCCACACTCTTCAAGTTTGCCATCGGAGAACCAAGATGTGTCACAAAGTAAATCAACAGGAACTGTTGAGATGAAGAAAGTTTTACCAAATCCAAGTCGCCGACCAACACAAAGTTCAGTTTCACTATCTCCCAGCAACTTGATGAAACATCAAGTTACAAAGACTGCACTACATATCAAGGAGGTTGAAACACCAGAGCAGCAGTTTCAGTTACTTATATCTCATGTAAATAACCCATGTGACTTTTATTGTCAGATTGTGCAGCAAAGTTTGGCAGATTTGTCAAATTATTTACAAGAAATGACAGCTTATTTTACCACACAAAATGCATCTAACAGCTGGAACATTGATGTCGGCACAATTTGTGCAGCTCAGTTTACGGAGGACAAGATGTGGTATAGAGCTGTTGTGTTAAATAAAGATGAGAAAATCCAAGTACGATTTGTGGATTATGGAAACACAGAAGAGGTTTCAAAGGCACAAGTTCGACCATTACCTGAGCAGTTTCAATCACTCCAAATACAATCATTCCATGCCTGTCTTGCTCATTCCTTCCCAATTGATGGTCAAGAATGGAGCCAAGAATCAATTAATCTTATGAAAAAATGCCAGAATCACCCCTTTGTTGCTAAAGTTCATGAAAAAACACGAGGTCTATCATCTCTTACTATTTATATTGACGATAACTTAACATTGAATGATCACCTGGTACAAGCTGGCTTTGCATCATCTGCTCCACCAAAGGTTGAAACTTCAGCGGTTAAAATACTTTACACTGATAAACTACCTGTTGTCGTCCCACCACTACAAAGTTCTAAGCCAGTTTCTATCAATATTACAGAAGTTTCTCTGGATGGTCATTTATACTGTCAGCTCATTTCAGATGATTTGCTTGGTGTCTCCGAATGCACAACAAAGCTGACAAAACattgtaataattttaaatctttattatCCACACCAGAAGTTGGTAAAGTATGCTCGGCATATTATGAAAAGGATAAATGTTGGTATCGAGCTCAAATCACCAACCTCACTGAAGGCAAAGCAGAGGTTGTGTATCTGGATTATggaaattctttgaaagttccaATGGAACAACTTCAAAACTTGCCCGAAGAATTTGCATCTCCATCAGCTCAAGCTATCAAGATACGCTTGGCTGACTGCACATTCCCGACAAATGGATGTTCCGAAGAAATGCTTTGTTTGATTCAGAAACTGATGAACTGTCCATTGGATGCAAAGTTCCTCAGTGTAAAAGGCCAAGCAGAATATTCTGTTAAAATACCAGAACTACTGAATCTTCTTATTTGCCacaaatttgttaaatatactttttaa
- the LOC100183884 gene encoding leucine-rich repeat-containing protein 47-like — MSYIWSEIKQAKEEQRRELVLKGPELKKKVDDADGCLPDDLYELSLLNFLEVNSLGVKCLNPKLENLQNLSQLFLRQNLLTEIPACACNIITLKILDLSQNALTLLPQNLGNLVNLQTLNVAHNSLSDVPESAKALANLAVLDISTNKFTELPYCLFELPLSARLAEIHASHNAIEDVKDEIEEITMLKVFDLSNNQLNELTKNIGYCLKLKQVNFKSNPLKDRRLRKLVDQDSSQKSIMDYIRSKGRQSKKKESKSKNVNEKQTAGKGARKKLKDQKAQEAENIDELIKCVIEVLKVEEQSTAVPENFRVVVYEEAREVRPFIVCCILRGLTLDTGDKYKNFITLQTRLHDEVCGKRTIATIATHDMSALKTCFVEYDAQPPNTFKIHPLGRKAAVGALEFYKRLCSEAENMRKDKKRNQVSGIHKYLSMLKDQEQFAFLRRSSDDCIISLPPLTNCDATKISPESTDIFVEVTGTKSLRSCKDVLDEFLKRLVELGCYSTAIKTNKEKDFYDDSSDEENTENPNHTLVVQQVRVEDEKGDVRVVYPAKTDLLFDTKEIKILRYTEK; from the exons ATGTCATACATTTGGTCTGAAATTAAACAGGCAAAGGAAGAACAAAGAAGAGAATTAGTTTTGAAAGGTCCGGAGTTAAAGAAGAAGGTTGATGATGCAGACGGGTGTCTTCCTGATGATCTTTATGAACTATCATTGCTCAATTTTCTTGAAGTAAATTCTTTAGgagtaaaatgtttaaatccaAAGTTGGAGAATTTGCAGAATTTGTCTCAGTTGTTTCTTAGGCAGAATTTGTTAACTGAGATTCCTGCATGTGcctgtaatataataacacTCAAAATACTGGATTTGTCTCAAAATGCTCTAACTCTACTCCCACAAAATTTGGGAAATCTGGTCAATCTTCAAACACTTAATGTTGCTCACAATTCTTTAAGTGATGTACCTGAAAGTGCAAAAGCTTTGGCAAACCTAGCGGTTTTAGATATTTCAACAAACAAGTTTACTGAACTTCCTTACTGTTTGTTTGAACTGCCACTGAGTGCTCGTCTTGCAGAAATACATGCATCACACAATGCCATTGAAGATGTGAAGGATGAAATAGAAGAAATTACAATGctaaaagtttttgatttgTCCAATAATCAACTGAATGAACTAACAAAGAACATcggttattgtttaaaattaaaacaagtgaACTTTAAAAGCAATCCACTTAAAGATAGGAGACTGCGTAAATTGGTTGACCAAGACAGCTCACAAAAGTCAATTATGGATTACATTCGTAGCAAAGGACGTCAAAGTAAGAAGAAAGAAAGCAaatcaaaaaatgtaaatgaaaaacaaaccGCTGGTAAAGGGgcaagaaaaaagttaaaggaCCAAAAGGCACAGGAGGCAGAGAATATTGATGAACTGATAAAATGCGTTATTGAAGTTCTTAAAGTTGAAGAACAATCAACAGCTGTTCCAG AAAACTTCAGGGTGGTGGTATATGAAGAAGCAAGAGAGGTTCGACCTTTCATAGTGTGTTGTATTCTACGCGGTTTAACTCTTGATACTGGTgacaaatacaaaaactttatcaCCCTGCAG ACAAGACTTCATGATGAGGTTTGTGGTAAACGAACTATTGCCACCATAGCAACCCATGATATGTCAGCacttaaaacttgttttgttgaaTATGATGCACAACCACCCAATACATTTAAG ATACATCCACTTGGTCGAAAAGCAGCAGTTGGAGCCCTAGAATTTTACAAGAGGTTATGCAGCGAAGCAGAAAATATGaggaaagataaaaaaagaaatcaagTGTCTGGGATTCATAA ATATTTATCAATGCTGAAAGATCAGGAGCAATTTGCATTTCTTCGAAGAAGTTCAGATGATTGCATTATATCTCTTCCACCATTAACCAACTGTGATGCAACCAAGATATCTCCAGAATCTACCGATATATTTGTTGAA GTAACTGGCACAAAGTCATTAAGGTCATGCAAAGATGTTCTGGATGAATTTTTGAAACGTCTTGTTGAACTTGGATGTTATTCAACAGCAATCAAA ACTAATAAAGAGAAAGACTTCTATGATGATTCTAGTGATGAGGAAAATACTGAAAATCCGAATCACACGCTCGTGGTACAACAAGTTCGAGTTGAAGATGAGAAAGGAGACGTGAGGGTGGTGTACCCAGCTAAAACTGATCTGCTGTTTGATACAAAAGAAATCAAAATTCTTAGATATACAGAGAAATGA